In Oncorhynchus tshawytscha isolate Ot180627B linkage group LG28, Otsh_v2.0, whole genome shotgun sequence, a genomic segment contains:
- the LOC112244620 gene encoding class I histocompatibility antigen, F10 alpha chain isoform X1 — translation MMNPIQYVFIGLLLCSFISQNDVGPTVKHVLEYMYTRFNSSHFEVAGLLDGELVDFYSSALKSPVPKKSWNEENTSFGYNDWQEILSARQEVNTYFLSSAVDLRRHFVKHPLSGDIVQMKLGCTVDITIIESKKTEKVVGFAEFAYDGNTVLFLSDNSSIWIPKDEYAHDIHDIVHKWNTQSMKDHLTNFVNVDCPVALDRFRLLERTNSSAPKVYTVPGGSLKPGLINLTCLITGSYPKSSPIEMNLFRDNILLTEMEGVHSSGVRPNEDHTYQLRKTVRIDTSESVVYRCDVNHKSFPKPRNYTWEVKKQEGSNIQIYIGLCIVLLFLLFFKNRCRSEPNKHLAANPGENAALGVQDGGSLIDQGGDATSVDLSTEREVLSNAPDDEGENDEAYGSCGSSDSDLSQIQIT, via the exons ATGATGAACCCTATCCAATATGTATTTATTGGACTGCTTCTTTGTTCGTTTATTTCGCAAAATGATGTAGGACCTACGG TCAAACATGTACTTGAGTACATGTACACACGCTTCAATTCCTCCCACTTTGAAGTCGCTGGGTTGTTGGATGGAGAACTGGTGGACTTCTACAGCAGTGCCCTCAAGTCCCCTGTACCCAAAAAAAGCTGGAATGAAGAAAATACAAGCTTTGGATATAATGACTGGCAAGAAATTCTTTCAGCTCGACAGGAAGTTAATACGTACTTTTTATCCAGTGCTGTAGACCTGAGGAGGCACTTTGTAAAACATCCCTTAA GTGGGGATATTGTGCAGATGAAACTTGGTTGTACTGTGGATATAACCATCATTGAAAGCAAAAAAACAGAGAAAGTCGTTGGCTTTGCTGAGTTTGCCTATGATGGAAACACAGTGCTGTTCCTCAGTGATAACTCAAGTATATGGATCCCAAAAGATGAATATGCTCATGATATTCATGATATCGTACACAAATGGAACACGCAAAGCATGAAAGACCACTTAACCAACTTTGTGAATGTGGACTGTCCAGTGGCACTTGATCGTTTCCGATTATTAGAGCGCACAAACTCAT CTGCTCCAAAGGTCTACACTGTCCCTGGTGGCTCTTTGAAACCTGGGTTGATCAACCTGACTTGTTTAATTACCGGATCCTATCCAAAGTCGTCACCCATTGAGATGAACCTGTTTAGGGACAACATCCTCCTAACAGAGATGGAGGGTGTCCATTCATCAGGAGTCAGACCTAACGAAGACCACACCTACCAGCTGAGGAAGACGGTGAGGATCGACACCTCCGAGTCTGTCGTTTATCGATGTGATGTCAATCATAAAAGCTTCCCTAAACCCCGGAATTACACTTGGG AGGTGAAAAAACAAGAGGGATCAAATATTCAAATTTACATTGGACTATGCATAGTGTTGCTTTTCCTACTGTTTTTCAAAAACAGATGTAGATCTGAGCCTAATAAACATTTGGCTG CTAATCCTGGAGAGAATGCTGCCCTGGGAGTTCAAGATGGAGGGAGTTTGATTG ATCAAGGAGGTGATGCCACTTCTG TCGATCTGTCCACTGAGAGAGAAGTTCTTTCAAATGCACCCGATGATGAAGGTGAAAACG ATGAAGCCTATGGAAGTTGTGGAAGCTCTG ATTCAGACCTGTCACAGATTCAAATAACCTAA
- the LOC112244620 gene encoding class I histocompatibility antigen, F10 alpha chain isoform X2 — protein sequence MMNPIQYVFIGLLLCSFISQNDVGPTVKHVLEYMYTRFNSSHFEVAGLLDGELVDFYSSALKSPVPKKSWNEENTSFGYNDWQEILSARQEVNTYFLSSAVDLRRHFVKHPLSGDIVQMKLGCTVDITIIESKKTEKVVGFAEFAYDGNTVLFLSDNSSIWIPKDEYAHDIHDIVHKWNTQSMKDHLTNFVNVDCPVALDRFRLLERTNSSAPKVYTVPGGSLKPGLINLTCLITGSYPKSSPIEMNLFRDNILLTEMEGVHSSGVRPNEDHTYQLRKTVRIDTSESVVYRCDVNHKSFPKPRNYTWEVKKQEGSNIQIYIGLCIVLLFLLFFKNRCRSEPNKHLAANPGENAALGVQDGGSLIDQGGDATSDEAYGSCGSSDSDLSQIQIT from the exons ATGATGAACCCTATCCAATATGTATTTATTGGACTGCTTCTTTGTTCGTTTATTTCGCAAAATGATGTAGGACCTACGG TCAAACATGTACTTGAGTACATGTACACACGCTTCAATTCCTCCCACTTTGAAGTCGCTGGGTTGTTGGATGGAGAACTGGTGGACTTCTACAGCAGTGCCCTCAAGTCCCCTGTACCCAAAAAAAGCTGGAATGAAGAAAATACAAGCTTTGGATATAATGACTGGCAAGAAATTCTTTCAGCTCGACAGGAAGTTAATACGTACTTTTTATCCAGTGCTGTAGACCTGAGGAGGCACTTTGTAAAACATCCCTTAA GTGGGGATATTGTGCAGATGAAACTTGGTTGTACTGTGGATATAACCATCATTGAAAGCAAAAAAACAGAGAAAGTCGTTGGCTTTGCTGAGTTTGCCTATGATGGAAACACAGTGCTGTTCCTCAGTGATAACTCAAGTATATGGATCCCAAAAGATGAATATGCTCATGATATTCATGATATCGTACACAAATGGAACACGCAAAGCATGAAAGACCACTTAACCAACTTTGTGAATGTGGACTGTCCAGTGGCACTTGATCGTTTCCGATTATTAGAGCGCACAAACTCAT CTGCTCCAAAGGTCTACACTGTCCCTGGTGGCTCTTTGAAACCTGGGTTGATCAACCTGACTTGTTTAATTACCGGATCCTATCCAAAGTCGTCACCCATTGAGATGAACCTGTTTAGGGACAACATCCTCCTAACAGAGATGGAGGGTGTCCATTCATCAGGAGTCAGACCTAACGAAGACCACACCTACCAGCTGAGGAAGACGGTGAGGATCGACACCTCCGAGTCTGTCGTTTATCGATGTGATGTCAATCATAAAAGCTTCCCTAAACCCCGGAATTACACTTGGG AGGTGAAAAAACAAGAGGGATCAAATATTCAAATTTACATTGGACTATGCATAGTGTTGCTTTTCCTACTGTTTTTCAAAAACAGATGTAGATCTGAGCCTAATAAACATTTGGCTG CTAATCCTGGAGAGAATGCTGCCCTGGGAGTTCAAGATGGAGGGAGTTTGATTG ATCAAGGAGGTGATGCCACTTCTG ATGAAGCCTATGGAAGTTGTGGAAGCTCTG ATTCAGACCTGTCACAGATTCAAATAACCTAA